One Octopus sinensis linkage group LG20, ASM634580v1, whole genome shotgun sequence DNA window includes the following coding sequences:
- the LOC118767288 gene encoding uncharacterized protein LOC118767288 — protein MFESQDAIDLKQLKHSTGRIPEVKHLPLKLSKLAVHSKCLNCRMCVNILRKHAIRKPFRSDTIYFPKKQVRHISIYSPVHYSLKNDLVRKCSNKIYIPKRNGCTEYAARNMKTGNGYQFEVISKSFCQIFQEDKVSTPDIVFYSVGFTVLCTSGSVYVLHPKLNVSHKKLHFRRILTAKHLNYFRLKIWLKTKRNLMFKTFNSQGFPENDTKFLVGNKDEICNQPDLECFQCLAQKYSKIIDSLPINIDELNLCHKYRNSVPINELNSTKHCIACFAVFVNDIFEIILDFCQPTLEVIIILLINLEFHVPFLLKAQENVIEFWDGFYIEYLQSLVMKTIQLQKLNLKLGNSSWKMFFLMTDLIIITSLNVNELNYLLVIILPEAFGAFEDFPRPKMAAHIFVGNGICKIHQMLRYLKDNVSSFDVCTHYNGVGNLCDRFSEGNHSSSKVPKEHFKPLIPSNILAPPALIMDIKARYLSFFRQLFCYKLTKLIDFIAVLAVSDGAKAKIYLLIANIFKAIKLRLSPVAIKHRKFCFRNSLHIKAYKSFSKIYLCKNLFDCSHVYLQIKLFEKAAVLMIIWKSSVAFPFDPFKHAFLTTNILLNTKASVENFYSTFVNYKHFQQGFFFYSKLYIKSGVKEQSCVEEFTQSLEWGIYGIKHVFLNMRIKIMKFCKFNANMLMIMATRYLLKSVHQSDIVNKHEMLPSDILHSLSYEKYLSFANHLRILSQSLLNLFTSLITIHTITDYDSSRDLYCSLPNCRYNTQFLCAMRCVRFGMGFRLIRFQLWLDFPFFNLHLERNEQLCADTQLNPSLCIGHDKISRLSMLSIICKYFSSVEQTKIKFLTFSLIKTYNISRVFTIDYHVTVFHCDGLHIRKQFKKCLHVGKTGPNYPTSSDKYKEFFKIFCNFSICDKTSKLRLFDPKPLHNYVANKETSQTMSVVKGNHFGDLWGNSVSLKELLFGIKNKTNFLKSDLFLNTSPAKLLYLKSSTMQFFKNFLNEIPILNVTYTLCIIPVESSSKPKENQFFDVPCHPTKSSKHKSLNEYPSKSEKTAPSSLTDVQKKSGSPHSSSNYRQSHTQSVSCATPNMCNNAPADFSLVPSLPFTASLTDEITIKESNHSFYLPEMDSMMPTGKTYVPIDMANIPVPTYGFMKDSHYYGGDMYFDNGQGFLYPQPPPPPPTAAAAAALKRPIIQRAIPYLDMNNISHHQAVNFPPPITNGYESFTSKFPRKPIPHLSDSSLKETSMRRKTKRYQRKFSAFPPDPEFEAAFRRTMVEQFATFTNYPFEFSKWCLEWSQWDYGKAAQTFIYNGI, from the coding sequence ATGTTTGAAAGCCAAGATGCTATAGATTTAAAACAACTGAAGCATTCAACTGGAAGAATACCAGAAGTGAAACATTTACCTTTGAAGCTATCAAAACTTGCTGTGCATAGTAAATGCCTCAATTGTAGGATGTGTGTCAATATACTTCGAAAGCATGCCATTAGgaagccttttagatctgatacAATTTACTTCCCTAAAAAGCAAGTcagacacataagtatatacagtCCTGTGCATTACAGTTTGAAAAATGATCTGGTTAGAAAATGTAGCAATAAAATCTATATACCCAAAAGAAATGGCTGCACAGAATATGCAGCTAGGAACATGAAAACGGGCAATGGTTACCAGTTTGAAGTGATTAGCAAATCATTTTGTCAGATATTCCAAGAAGACAAAGTTTCTACACCAGACATTGTTTTCTATTCTGTGGGCTTCACTGTTTTGTGTACTTCTGGCTCTGTATATGTTTTGCACCCAAAACTAAATGTCTCCCACAAAAAGTTGCACTTCAGGAGAATTCTCACTGCAAAGCACCTAAATTATTTCAGATTAAAAATATGGCTAAAGACCAAAAGAAATCTAATGTTTAAAACATTTAACTCACAAGGATTTCCTGAGAACGATACTAAATTTTTAGTTGGTAATAAAGACGAGATATGTAATCAGCCTGACCTGGAATGTTTTCAATGTTTAGCACAGAAATACTCTAAAATAATTGACTCTTTACCAATTAATATTGATGAATTGAATCTGTGCCACAAATATAGGAACAGTGTACCTATCAATGAATTAAACAGCACAAAACACTGCATTGCTTGTTTTGCAGTGTTTGTCAatgatatttttgaaataatattagATTTCTGTCAACCAACTTTGGAAGTAATTATCATATTATTGATCAATTTAGAATTTCATGTGCCTTTCCTTTTAAAAGCACAGGAAAATGTAATTGAATTTTGGGATGGATTTTACATCGAGTATTTGCAATCTTTAGTTATGAAAACGATCCAGcttcaaaaattaaatttgaaattggGTAATTCCTcttggaaaatgttttttttaatgacagATCTAATTATAATCACCAGTCTTAATGTGAATGAATTGAATTACCTATTAGTGATAATCTTGCCAGAAGCTTTTGGTGCTTTTGAAGATTTTCCTAGGCCCAAGATGGCTGCACATATATTTGTTGGTAATGGCATTTGTAAGATACATCAAATGTTGCGATATTTAAAAGATAATGTCTCTTCATTTGACGTGTGTACTCATTATAATGGTGTGGGAAATTTATGTGATAGGTTCTCTGAAGGAAACCATTCATCATCAAAGGTACCAAAGGAGCACTTTAAGCCTTTAATTCCAAGTAATATATTGGCCCCACCAGCATTAATAATGGATATAAAAGCTAGATATCTTTCCTTTTTCAGACAGCTATTTTGTTATAAGTTAACCAAACTAATAGATTTTATTGCTGTTTTGGCAGTGTCTGATGGTGCCAAAGCCAAAATATATTTGCTGATAGCAAATATATTCAAAGCTATAAAACTAAGGTTGTCACCAGTAGCTATTAAACACAGAAAGTTCTGTTTTAGAAATAGTCTTCATATCAAAGCTTATAAATCATTCAGTAAGATTTATCTTTGTAAGAATCTGTTTGATTGTTCACATGTTTATTTgcaaattaaattatttgaaaaggCAGCTGTGCTGATGATTATATGGAAATCATCAGTTGCATTTCCTTTTGATCCATTCAAACATGCATTTCTTACAACAAACATTCTTTTAAACACAAAGGCTTCTGTTGAGAATTTTTATTCTACTTTTGTTAATTATAAACATTTCCAACAaggattctttttttattcaaaattataCATTAAATCAGGAGTAAAAGAACAAAGTTGTGTTGAAGAATTTACACAGAGTTTAGAGTGGGGGATATATGGGATAaaacatgtatttttaaatatgagaATTAAAATCATGAAATTCTGTAAATTTAATGCGAATATGTTAATGATTATGGCCACAAGGTATCTTTTGAAAAGTGTTCATCAATCAGACATAGTCAACAAACATGAGATGTTGCCTTCAGATATTTTACATTCTTTaagttatgaaaaatatttatcatttgctAATCATTTAAGAATTTTAAGTCAGAGTTTGTTAAATTTATTCACTTCTCTGATTACAATACATACTATCACTGATTATGATTCCTCAAGAGACCTATACTGTTCTTTACCCAACTGCAGATATAATACTCAATTTTTATGTGCAATGAGGTGTGTAAGATTTGGTATGGGTTTCAGATTAATTAGATTTCAGCTGTGGTTAGATTTTCCATTTTTCAATTTACATTTAGAAAGAAATGAACAATTATGTGCTGATACACAATTGAACCCATCTCTGTGTATTGGccatgataaaataagtagattATCAATGTTGAGTATAATCTGTAAATACTTCTCATCAGTAgaacaaactaaaataaaattcctaactttttctttgattaaaacgtATAACATTTCTAGAGTATTTACTATCGATTATCATGTAACTGTTTTTCATTGTGATGGGTTACATATaagaaaacaatttaaaaaatgtcTACATGTAGGAAAAACTGGCCCAAATTATCCTACCTCTTCAGATAAATATAaagagttttttaaaattttctgtaaCTTTTCTATTTGTGATAAAACCTCTAAGTTGAGACTATTTGATCCAAAGCCATTGCATAATTATGTTGCAAACAAAGAAACTTCACAAACAATGTCAGTAGTTAAAGGAAATCATTTTGGAGACTTGTGGGGaaattctgtcagtttgaaagaacttttgtttggcataaaaaataaaactaattttctAAAATCAGACTTATTTTTAAATACTTCTCCAGCCAAGCTGCTTTATCTGAAGTCTTCAACaatgcaattttttaaaaactttttaaatgaaattcCAATCTTAAATGTGACATATACTTTGTGTATAATACCTGTTGAGAGTTCTTCAAAGCCAAAAGAGAATCAGTTCTTTGATGTACCATGTCACCCTACAAAATCATCAAAGCACAAATCTTTGAATGAATATCCATCAAAATCGGAAAAGACTGCACCTTCTTCTCTGACTGATGTTCAAAAAAAATCCGGCAGTCCACACAGCAGTTCCAATTACAGACAATCGCATACACAATCAGTGAGTTGTGCAACTCCAAACATGTGCAACAATGCACCAGCTGACTTCAGTTTAGTACCTTCTCTGCCTTTCACAGCGTCGTTAACGGACGAAATAACTATTAAAGAATCTAATCACAGCTTCTATTTACCTGAGATGGACAGCATGATGCCAACCGGTAAAACATATGTACCAATAGACATGGCTAACATACCAGTACCAACTTATGGTTTCATGAAGGATTCCCATTATTATGGAGGAGATATGTATTTTGATAATGGCCAAGGATTTTTATatccacaaccacctccaccaccaccaactgcagcagcagcagcagcacttaaAAGACCAATTATCCAGAGAGCAATTCCATATTTAGACATGAATAATATTAGTCACCATCAAGCTGTGAATTTTCCTCCACCTATCACAAATGGATATGAATCCTTTACTAGCAAATTTCCAAGAAAACCAATTCCTCATTTGTCAGACTCTTCACTTAAGGAAACTTCTATGAGACGAAAAACCAAAAGATATCAACGAAAATTTTCTGCTTTTCCCCCTGATCCTGAATTTGAGGCAGCTTTCCGCAGAACGATGGTCGAACAGTTTGCAACTTTCACAAACTACCCGTTTGAGTTTAGCAAATG